CAGGCTGGAGAGCTTCGCGGCGTAATTTGCCGCCCTGCCAACCCACACCAAATCATTCGCCCCGCGCACGCCTGTCTTGGCGACGAACAATTCACTGGTGTCGACCCCGACAACGTGTTTCAGCGTGAAGCTTGTCTTCGTGTAAAACGCCTGCTGCGCCGGATTGATGATGTAAAGGACTGCATAATGGATTTTCATTGCCGATTTCACGGCCCTAGAATTCTTCCTTTCGCCGATAAACACGGCCATTATGCGGTCGCCGTCATAAGCTGTAATAATGCCGTCTTCCTCACGAATGATCTTCGCTGCACAATGGAGAAACGTCTTGTACATCTCCGCCGAAAAAAAGTCTGCGTATCCGTCCACTAATTCTGTGGATTCTGCGAGATCCGCATAGAGAACCGTGGCCTTGAGCTTTACGGCGTCATTGCCTAGCGTCAGCGAGTCATCGCCAGGGACAACGTTACCATCACGTTCGTCCCATTTCGCCCTGAAAACTTCCGCAACGCGCTTTTCCAGATCATTTTTCAGGCCCATAGTGCGCTCTCCTCAACGGTTCGGCCCCAAGTCCCGGATAATGTCCCGGAGGCGATTGCAGGCCGTCGCGAGAGAGCGTGTCAGATCGGAAGTGTCATAGCGGTAGGTAATGGTGTTTATTCCAGCCAGATCTGAAGGCAAACTGATCTCCTCGCCACGAGGTTCTACTAGTAATGCACGGTGGCGGCCAAGCCGGCCCATGAAAAAACCCAATTCAAAGATGACATTGTCGCGCGGTGTGGCCCTTTGCTGGCCCCGGCTCTCCGTGATGTCGTCAGGTTGCGCAACGGCAATCGCCACGTCGGATTGATCGAGCGCCCGCTCCAGACTTTCAATCGCATAATGAGATGCCCGGAAAACGCCGTCGGTCCAGACAGTGACATTGAACGGATCGTGATCAAACGCGTTTTGTATAGTGCGAGCGATATCAAGCGCTTCTGCGGAAGAGATGATGAAGACGCGTATCCGGTCGCTGACCGACGTCACGAGTGCGTTTCTCTGCATTAGCCTTCGTGCGAGTTCTTTGGCCATTTGAAGAAGTATTTGAGGATACTTCGCGTACAGCTCCGCAAATTCCGCTTCAGTAAGTTTCAGAACGACGGACACTTCGCTGGCGGTAACGGTAGCTGAACGTCGTTGAGTTGGCTGAATCGCGGCCATTTCTCCGACATGGTCGCCCGCGATACGCTTCGCTACGACCCTGTTGTTGACGACGATATCGAACGAGCCCGCGACGATGAAGTAAATGTCGATATCGTCCCCTCCTTGTTGAATAATGGAGGTTCCGGCAGCCACTTCCACAATCTCACCTTTAGACGCCGCCTCCATTGCGAGATCGGCATTGCCAGTGAAGAGCTTTTGCCCGGTCAGCGAATCAACAAGAACCCGACGATTGGACTCGCCAGTAAAGCGTTCAATCATAATTCGAGCCTCAAAACAGTTCTGTGAATAAAACAGGAGTAATCCATGATAGAGCTTCACTCAGACGCGGACAGAGTCGAGACAAATCGGAAATGGCCGTCATAAAGAGATCCTAGCGTCCAGCGAACAGTGTCCCGTCAAGTTGCCGTAAAACGGGCGACGCGCTCTTTCGGCGCAGGTGAGATGGTTACGGCACAAGTATGCGTCGGCGACTATCCATCAAGGTGGATCGCGGGATACTGCCCCGTTTTTCGTTAGCTATCTTTCAAAAGCAAGCCAACGGTCCTGAATTGAGTCATTTGCATCAGATCCCGATGAACTTTGGGATTCGAAGGGCGCAGAGTAGCTGTTATTCGAAGAATCGCAAAGGTTAGGGCATAATCGAATCAAATGTCCAGAGCTCTACTGGTCGTCGCACTGTGCATCTCCTTCATTTCAGGTGTCGCTGCGCAGAGTGTTCCAAAGAATCTAAGAGGGAAATGGCGAGTACGCCGAATCCTCTCGGCGGACACAATCTCCTGTTGGGGCGATAGGGAGGCCAAGAGACTACTTGGTACGGAAATCGAGTACACTGCCGATTCGTTCCGCTGGGAAGACCACCTCGTAACGCATCCCATCGTCAAGGTCACAGTCGTTAAGGCTGAGCAATTTCAAAAAGAATATTCGGGGAGCGGCTCTTTCGTTGATTTCGGCCTTCTAGGAATTCTGGCATCTCAGGCGACAAGAGTCCAGATCGATCATGCTCCTGCAGACATAACCGGCGGCACGGTCGAGATACCCGGAGACGACGTGTTTATCGAGAATAGAAACACCATCGTCTTCTCGGTCTGTAACGTCTACTTCGAGGCAAAGCGTGAAGGCCCCCAGAAGAGCCGTTCAAAATAATCCTTCTTCCGATGCCAGTCATCAAGCCATTTTCCGGTGCTTCCTTTGAAGATGTTTGAAGATTCGGAAATGGGCCGAGTATCCCGTCGCTCCCGCCAAGCCGGCTCTGCTTCAGGTTTCCTGCTGCGATGTCACTGACGGAAACCTGGCGCAGAGCCCGTCTGGCGGTAGCTATTCTTCATCCCGTAGAAGCTAAACTGACTCTCATTGAAGCCAGGCAACTGCGTCTTCAGACCAACCGTGGTCAGAACTCGGCCAACGACCGTCGCAACGATCTGGAAAGTTTGGGAAATTCGTTCGGCAGAAGCCCCGCTTGGCTGCGAAGTCGAATACTGCGTGAGCGTGACCATTGATCAAGAGGGCACATTTCAATCCGTCACCCGACCAGACAATGGAGAGGACCGATGGCCTGTCCCGCGCCGTCACGTTCTTCACGTCGTAGATGCTCATCGCGTCGAGAACTTTGTTTTCAGCACGAGTCAGGTCAACCGCGTAGAAGTACCCTGTCTCGCCGTCATCCTCGAAAAACGCGCCATGCTGATGGCCCGGAGCGTCGCTGGCGACGAACGAGTTATCACCGGGGCGGAATGTCTGTTCTGCCATACCGCACATTGTGACATGGACATAAAGGATTCGGTTCTGGCCTTATCACCGGCACACCACACCTTCGGATGAGAGCCGGTTACCTCCTCGAAAGTCGGCTGTGCTTCAGGTTTAGGAATGGCGATTGGCGTCCGGCGGTGGATAGTGACTCGGGATGGTACTCCGTACTCGAAATCACTCTTGTTTGATGGACAGGGTGCAGGCTTCCTGACGACGGTACAAATGCCCCGAACTCGGACAAACTGCGGAATTCTATCGAATTACGCAGTCATTCCAGAATTGCCGTTCAGCCGCGCCTGTCTTCGTGCCGCACGAATCTATACCGCGTTTGGCCGCCATCCAGCAGCAGGACATCTGGATTCTCTGTGAGCTGCAGCTTGACGGCCCCCAGAAAGGGTGCACTGATCAGGACAATGTGACGGCTCTTATCCGACTGCTCCTCCGAGCCAAGATCGCTCGACCAGGATTCAAATGCGATACGGAAGCCATCTCTCTGTTGCGAAATCGACGCGGCCCCTAATTCCTCCGAGACATAGTGCCCGACGTAATTCTGAATCCAAGCGGTGGCCTCAGGCTCCGTTCTGACTCGCTGGCGAATGGATGCGAGCGAATCGTCGAGCGCCTTCTTCGCGCTCGTGACCAGAGCCTCTGCCCTGGCCTCGGCTCCGAAGAGAATTTCGATCAACCTCTGCCTCACTGCGGACAGAAACAGATTGGCGGCGCGGAGGTTACTGAGCACGACCATGCCAATCCCGTGCTCAGGGAAAAAGGCCATGTCCGCCGAGAAGCCGAGGGTGTTGCCCCCATGCGTCACCAACGCCAGTCCTTGCTCTTCCGTTAGCATCAGCCCCAAACCGTAGCTGGACTTTCCGTCGATCTTGATCGCGGAACGACGGCGCGCCCGAAGATTGTCTTCTGAAATGACCTGTTGCCCACGCTCGTTCAGTCCATTACGGAGCTCGCAGTCCACATAGCGGGCCATGTCCAAAACGGTGGACCATACGGAGCCAGACGGAGCCGTAGAATCGGCGAACTCTTCAAGCACTGGATCGATAGGAATGCAGGCGCCATCGAGAGTGTGACCATGCGGCGCGGCATCCAGCGGCGAATGAATGCCGAGGATGGAGCTCTGCCCCATACCCAAAGGCTCAAAGACTAAATCCTGCATGGCGCGTTCATAGGCATCACCCAATGTCACATTTGGAGCGTAGCTATGCGCCGCTGCGTATCCGCCTGCGGCTACAAGATAGTTCGAATACTGAAAGGTCTCGCCGAACCCGGTGGTGGGGCACATCTGTTTCATTTCAGCAATGCGGTCCTCGGGACGCACTCCGCGGAATCGAAAGATCAGATCGAGATCCCTCCGGGGCATCCCAGTGCAGGCACATACCGTATGCCGCATCTCGATCCTCTGCGTCACTTCAGTATCCGCTAGAGCGAAGCCCGGCAATACCTCGGTCACCGGCGTCGTCCAGGTAAAGCGACCCATATCCACCAGCCGCGCCATCATAAGCGTGGTCAGCGGCTTAGTGGATGACCCGATCATAAAGCGCGTTTGCGGCGTGACCTGGTCGCTCCCGCCAGCCTTGGTTACCCCGAATCCCTCCGCAAATATGGTGCGGCCGTCCTGCACCACCGCGACCGCGACACCCGGAATACCGATATGGCGCATGGCCCAGTCCACAAAACTGTTCATGGCTTTGCGTTCATCTTCTCCAAATGCCTTTGGCCTGATATCCGCAAGGCTCGGCTCCTTCAATCCGATTGGCTTCCAAGCATCGTTTAATTCGGCAATCTGCGCCATGCGCCGGCTGAACCCCGCCTTTGTTCCGTCGATGAGGGTGATGTATGCGCGTTCGCCCAGCATGCGGGCGACGGCAATCACCATGCGGCTCTCACTCTCCAATGTGCTGTAGATGGCCTGAATCACCTTATCCCAGCCGTCCGTAGTAGGCATCTCTACCTTCTGCTTCACGGGATGATCGAATTCAGGGCTCACGCGCTGCCATGCAAGCCGAAACAACTCCTCGGCGTCAGTTGCGGCGGGGCAGGCAACAAAGGACAGCGTCAAATCCGATTCCGGTCCAACTACGGTCAAAGGATCGCCTTGGCTGGTTGCGGTCCAGCCACCCGGCAATGCAACAGGCGAAGGCACATCAGGCATTGAGACATAGATTGGGGATTTTTCCATTATCTATTCCATACTCCTCTGGCTCTGCGGTCTTCAAGCTAAGTCGCAGACAACCATCGTACCGAACTGTCGGTACTGCGACTCGATTCCTTAAGCCCAATCAACGGGCTTGGCCGGGGACAAGGCTCAGTTGGCATCAAATCGCTTGTCCAGCCGGGATCGGTATCGGGAAGTCGGCGAGTCTTTACAAATCCAATCCACTTGGCCGTAGAACGGGCAACGCGCTCGCTAGGGCCCGGAATGGCACACGGGTGCGGCACAAGGCCGCGTCGGCGACACCACGGACAAGTGGATCGTCGAGCATGTGGAAGAGTGGTTTCGCCTGATATCGCGAGGTGGGGTTTTTCATGCTGGATGGTTGATGCTCTTTTGGCTAGGCGCGATTGGGTTCGAATCGGCCACAGAAGCGGCTAAAGTTCGCTTTCCTTGACAGCTTAGGAGAAGAGCTATACATTCCTAATCATATTAGGAGAGATTTGCATGCCCGATCAGGCTCAGCTTCTTCCAGGAACTCTCGATCTGCTCATCCTGCGGGCCGTATCGCTTGGACCTCTGCACGGATATGGGATTTTGCTGCGGATTGCGCAGATTTCAGGACAGGCACTGTTGGTGGAGCAGGGGGCGCTGTATCCGGGGCTGTTTCGTTTGGTTCGTCAAGGATTTCTGAAAGCGAAGTGGGGCGTCTCTGATGCGAACCGGCGCGCCAAGTATTACGAGCTGACGGTTGCGGGTCGAAAGCGGTTGCGGGAAGAGACAGAAAGCTGGAATAGGCTTGCGGCTGCCATTGCCTCCGCGCTTTCCGCGCAACCGGGAGAACTATGAGACTTTTTGACGCAATACTCGCTCGTTGGTCCGCGCTTATGCATCGCTCGGCAAAGAGGAACGAGCTTGACGAAGAACTGCGGAGCCACCTTGTGCATCGCACGGATGATCTTGAACGCAGCGGGTTGTCACGCGCGGAGGCGGAGCGGCAGGCACGCGTGGAATTTGGCGGGCTGGAACACTACCGGGAGGAGGCGCATGCTGCCCAGGGATGGCAATGGGCGGAAGCGCTCTTGCGGGACGTGCGGTTTGGAGTGCGTGTTCTGAAGAAGTCACCTGCCTTCACCGCGGCGGCAGTGATCACTCTGGCGCTGGGCATTGGAGCGAATACGGCTCTCTTTACGCTGGTGCGCGAGATCCTTCTGGGCCCACTGCCGGTACGCGCCGCCAAGCGCCTGGTTGTGATCTGGGACAGCAATCCAGCGCTGGGTCTGAAGCGGGTGGGGCCAAGCGGGCGGGATTATCTCGATTGGCGGGAGCAAAAGGTCCATGCATTTGAAGATCTCTTTCTCTTTGAGCATGGCACGGGAACGGTGACGGGAAACGGAGAACCGGAGCAGGTGGCCGGACTGCGGGTGACTACCAACTTCGGAAATTTCTTCGGGATCGTGCCTGTGGCGGGACGAACCTTTCTGCCCAAAGAGGAACATGCGCGGCTTAATCTAGCGATTCTGAGTTACCGCTACTGGAAGCGGAAGTATCAGGGGAATCCGGCCGTGTGCGGACGGAGCATGATTCTCAACGGCGAGAATTACACGATCATCGGCGTGCTGCCCGCTTCGTTCGACGAGCTGTTTCCGGTGGATGTGGTGGTTCCGTTTGACGATGCGTGGCTGCATAGGGCGGACTCAGATCTTGGTGTGTTCGGAAGGCTGCGGCCGGGCGTGCGTGTGAGCGAAGCGACAGCCGAGATGCGCGCGGCCATGGCGCGAATTGCGCTGCAGCGGCCCGAGCGGAAGGGTTTCGGTACGGTACTAGTGCCGCTGGAATCCGTGCGCATGGAGTACATTCGTCCGGCGCTGTTGGTGCTTCAATGCGCGGTGGCGTTCATTCTGATTCTTGCGTGCGCGAATGTGGCGAATCTGATGTTGTCTCGCGGCATGAGCAGTCGGCAGGAGATGGCGGTGCGTATCTCACTGGGGGCCACGCGGAAGCAGATTGTCCGGCAATCCATTGTGGAAAGCTCATTGCTGGCGATTCTTGGAGGCGCGCTTGCCCTGCTGCTGGCGATGGGAAGCGTGCATTTGTGGGCGCGATACGGACCGACGCAGATTCCTGTCCCCAATGCGGCGTCGGAAGTGACGCTGCCGGCTGTTCATCTTGGAATGAGTGAAGTTTTGTTCACACTGGCTATATCGCTTGGAACGGGGATTCTGTTTGGGCTGATTCCGCCGCTGCGGCTGTTAGACGGCAATATGCAGAACGCGTTGAAGAATGGCGGACGCGGAACGATCGGCGAAGTGCGCGGACAGAGAACACGCACCGTGTTGGTGGTTGTGGAGGGCGCGCTGGCGCTTCTGCTGGTGGTTGGCGCTTCACTGATGATCAAGAGCTTTGCACGCCTGCTGTCCATCAATCCGGGCTTTGATCCGAACAGACTTTTGACTCTGCGCATCAAGCTGCCCGAAGACGCTGCCGGTTCAAAGTATCAAGACCCCTGGAAGCGCGGCGCAGCATTCCATGATTTTCTCGAGAAGGTGCGTAACCTGCCCGGTGTCCAGTCTGCCGCTTTGACGGAGATTGTGCCGCTGAGCCAGGACGACATGGACCGTGGACCGTTCTCTATCCAGGAGAAGCCGGAATCTAACGTTACGTTATCTGCCGATTATCGGGACATCAGCACGGGGTACTTTGAAACCATGCGGATTCCTTTGCTGCAGGGCAGGACTTTCGCGGAGACCGACGACCCAAAGCATCCGCGCGTAGTGGTTATCGATGAGACTTTGGCGCGCGATTATTTTGGAACGGAAAGCCCGCTGGGAAAGCATATTGTTCTTCCGTATGGCTCGCGCATTCCGCGAGAGGTGATCGGGGTTGTGGGTGCGGTGCGCGACTCCACACTAAGCGGCGCGCCAGAGGCCACTATCTACTTCCCCTATATGCAGGGACCGGATCAGACCCTGAGCATGGTGGTGCGTACGGCACTGCCGGAAGGCAGTGCCCTTCCTGCAATTCGCAATGCGATCTGGTCTGTCGATCGGAACCAGCCAGTATTCGACGTGAGGACGATGTCGGTGATCATGGGGAATGTAACCTCGGCTCCCAGGATTGCGTTTATACTGCTGGACATTCTGGCTCTGGTAGCCGTTGTTCTGGCGGCGATCGGCATCTATGGCGTGACAGCCTATAACGTCGGCCAACGAACGCAGGAGGTAGGCGTTCGCCTGACTTTCGGCGCCACGCCGAATGCGATTTTGTACATGCTTGTGCGTCAGGCGACAACGCTCACTCTTCTCGGAGTAAGTGCTGGGTTGCTTTGCGCACTCGTCATGACCCGGCTTATGTCGAGCCTTCTTTATGGGGTCAGCAGTACAGACCCTGTCGTCTTCCTGGGAGGATCCTTGCTGGTTTTAATTGTGGCGACCATTGCATGCTATCTTCCTGCGCGGCGGGTTGTGCGGGTGGATCCGCTGGCGGCTCTGCGTTCGGAGTAGCTACATCTCCTATGCGCATGGCAGCCTTATGTGCTCTCAAGTGACGCATCCTCGCCAAATGCGCTCGCCGCCGCAGCGGCTTTGTTGTGCGCCGGGCATGTTCAATAGCTTGGAGGTGCAAGTCCTCTACCCGACCTGATGGAGGTAAGGGTTAGCAAGAACGCAAGGGCTACCGTCGCGAGGCGGGGTTTGAAGGAAGCGTGGAGCAAATGCGCGAGTCGATGGACAAAAACCGGATACAAGGCGTGAGCGTAGGGCGAGCGGGCAACTTACCGCGAAGCCCATATCCATTAAGTACGCGGAGCGTAGATCCGGCGACTGTGCGCAGAAGGCGATTGAGCTTACCCCGGGAGGTCTGCTCCGTGTCGCTTCGGCGACTGAGGCTGCCGCGAGGCATCCTGACCGCGAAGC
The DNA window shown above is from Acidobacterium capsulatum ATCC 51196 and carries:
- a CDS encoding adenylate/guanylate cyclase domain-containing protein; its protein translation is MGLKNDLEKRVAEVFRAKWDERDGNVVPGDDSLTLGNDAVKLKATVLYADLAESTELVDGYADFFSAEMYKTFLHCAAKIIREEDGIITAYDGDRIMAVFIGERKNSRAVKSAMKIHYAVLYIINPAQQAFYTKTSFTLKHVVGVDTSELFVAKTGVRGANDLVWVGRAANYAAKLSSLPDAFATYITKEVFDVMSSDVKTSDSREMWEAVRWNTFDNRIIYRSNWWWRID
- a CDS encoding TIR domain-containing protein translates to MIERFTGESNRRVLVDSLTGQKLFTGNADLAMEAASKGEIVEVAAGTSIIQQGGDDIDIYFIVAGSFDIVVNNRVVAKRIAGDHVGEMAAIQPTQRRSATVTASEVSVVLKLTEAEFAELYAKYPQILLQMAKELARRLMQRNALVTSVSDRIRVFIISSAEALDIARTIQNAFDHDPFNVTVWTDGVFRASHYAIESLERALDQSDVAIAVAQPDDITESRGQQRATPRDNVIFELGFFMGRLGRHRALLVEPRGEEISLPSDLAGINTITYRYDTSDLTRSLATACNRLRDIIRDLGPNR
- a CDS encoding DUF2251 domain-containing protein, which codes for MAEQTFRPGDNSFVASDAPGHQHGAFFEDDGETGYFYAVDLTRAENKVLDAMSIYDVKNVTARDRPSVLSIVWSGDGLKCALLINGHAHAVFDFAAKRGFCRTNFPNFPDRCDGRWPSSDHGWSEDAVAWLQ
- a CDS encoding serine hydrolase domain-containing protein, with amino-acid sequence MEKSPIYVSMPDVPSPVALPGGWTATSQGDPLTVVGPESDLTLSFVACPAATDAEELFRLAWQRVSPEFDHPVKQKVEMPTTDGWDKVIQAIYSTLESESRMVIAVARMLGERAYITLIDGTKAGFSRRMAQIAELNDAWKPIGLKEPSLADIRPKAFGEDERKAMNSFVDWAMRHIGIPGVAVAVVQDGRTIFAEGFGVTKAGGSDQVTPQTRFMIGSSTKPLTTLMMARLVDMGRFTWTTPVTEVLPGFALADTEVTQRIEMRHTVCACTGMPRRDLDLIFRFRGVRPEDRIAEMKQMCPTTGFGETFQYSNYLVAAGGYAAAHSYAPNVTLGDAYERAMQDLVFEPLGMGQSSILGIHSPLDAAPHGHTLDGACIPIDPVLEEFADSTAPSGSVWSTVLDMARYVDCELRNGLNERGQQVISEDNLRARRRSAIKIDGKSSYGLGLMLTEEQGLALVTHGGNTLGFSADMAFFPEHGIGMVVLSNLRAANLFLSAVRQRLIEILFGAEARAEALVTSAKKALDDSLASIRQRVRTEPEATAWIQNYVGHYVSEELGAASISQQRDGFRIAFESWSSDLGSEEQSDKSRHIVLISAPFLGAVKLQLTENPDVLLLDGGQTRYRFVRHEDRRG
- a CDS encoding PadR family transcriptional regulator is translated as MPDQAQLLPGTLDLLILRAVSLGPLHGYGILLRIAQISGQALLVEQGALYPGLFRLVRQGFLKAKWGVSDANRRAKYYELTVAGRKRLREETESWNRLAAAIASALSAQPGEL
- a CDS encoding ABC transporter permease — its product is MHRSAKRNELDEELRSHLVHRTDDLERSGLSRAEAERQARVEFGGLEHYREEAHAAQGWQWAEALLRDVRFGVRVLKKSPAFTAAAVITLALGIGANTALFTLVREILLGPLPVRAAKRLVVIWDSNPALGLKRVGPSGRDYLDWREQKVHAFEDLFLFEHGTGTVTGNGEPEQVAGLRVTTNFGNFFGIVPVAGRTFLPKEEHARLNLAILSYRYWKRKYQGNPAVCGRSMILNGENYTIIGVLPASFDELFPVDVVVPFDDAWLHRADSDLGVFGRLRPGVRVSEATAEMRAAMARIALQRPERKGFGTVLVPLESVRMEYIRPALLVLQCAVAFILILACANVANLMLSRGMSSRQEMAVRISLGATRKQIVRQSIVESSLLAILGGALALLLAMGSVHLWARYGPTQIPVPNAASEVTLPAVHLGMSEVLFTLAISLGTGILFGLIPPLRLLDGNMQNALKNGGRGTIGEVRGQRTRTVLVVVEGALALLLVVGASLMIKSFARLLSINPGFDPNRLLTLRIKLPEDAAGSKYQDPWKRGAAFHDFLEKVRNLPGVQSAALTEIVPLSQDDMDRGPFSIQEKPESNVTLSADYRDISTGYFETMRIPLLQGRTFAETDDPKHPRVVVIDETLARDYFGTESPLGKHIVLPYGSRIPREVIGVVGAVRDSTLSGAPEATIYFPYMQGPDQTLSMVVRTALPEGSALPAIRNAIWSVDRNQPVFDVRTMSVIMGNVTSAPRIAFILLDILALVAVVLAAIGIYGVTAYNVGQRTQEVGVRLTFGATPNAILYMLVRQATTLTLLGVSAGLLCALVMTRLMSSLLYGVSSTDPVVFLGGSLLVLIVATIACYLPARRVVRVDPLAALRSE